The Cellulomonas wangleii genome includes a region encoding these proteins:
- the rfbC gene encoding dTDP-4-dehydrorhamnose 3,5-epimerase produces MQVRELRVPGALELTPRQHGDARGAFLEWFTEASFEEAVGHRLNLAQANASVSAAGVLRGIHFAEVPPSQAKYVTCVKGAVLDVVVDIRVGSPTYGQWDTVLLDDVDRRVIYLPEGLGHAFMSLEDGSTVVYLCSAPYAPGREHGVHPLDPAIGIEWPTTGRDGSPLTPQLSPKDAEAPTLDEARQQGILPGYDEVQAFLATLDA; encoded by the coding sequence ATGCAGGTCCGAGAGTTGCGAGTGCCCGGTGCCCTGGAGCTGACCCCCCGCCAGCACGGGGACGCGCGCGGCGCGTTCCTCGAGTGGTTCACGGAGGCCTCCTTCGAGGAGGCGGTGGGACACCGGCTGAACCTCGCCCAGGCGAACGCGTCCGTGTCGGCCGCCGGGGTGCTGCGCGGCATCCACTTCGCCGAGGTGCCGCCGTCGCAGGCCAAGTACGTGACCTGCGTCAAGGGCGCGGTCCTGGACGTGGTCGTCGACATCCGCGTCGGCTCCCCCACGTACGGCCAGTGGGACACCGTCCTCCTGGACGACGTCGACCGCCGCGTCATCTACCTGCCCGAGGGCCTGGGTCACGCGTTCATGTCGCTGGAGGACGGCTCGACGGTGGTCTACCTGTGCTCGGCGCCGTACGCGCCCGGCCGCGAGCACGGCGTGCACCCCCTGGACCCGGCCATCGGCATCGAGTGGCCGACCACCGGCCGCGACGGCAGCCCGCTGACGCCGCAGCTGTCCCCGAAGGACGCCGAGGCGCCGACGCTCGACGAGGCACGGCAGCAGGGCATCCTGCCCGGCTACGACGAGGTGCAGGCGTTCCTCGCGACCCTCGATGCCTGA
- a CDS encoding glycosyltransferase family 4 protein — MAVDVPVRRVLVVTLDTIADQMAGPAIRAWEIARHVAAQGHHVRLVTFGSCSRVSPEFEVARVRVEDFRAEVEAADVVVLQGYVAATFPWLQQADVVLVVDLYDPFHIEGLEVERHRPLAARDAAMANALRELSAQVSRGDVFLCASSRQRDLWIGHLAAAGRVNPLTYDADPTLANLVRVVPFGISPEPPVATRHAIKGTVPGIAEDDLVVLWGGGVYNWFDPLTLVHAIDRLRHVVPNVRLYFLGMRHPNPDVPEMRMASELRALARRLDLVGTHVFFNEEWVAYEERADYLLDADVGVSCHFPGIETEFSFRTRLLDYLWAGLPVVATEGDAFAPLIDAEGLGRTVPARDPQALADALGALLGDEETRRTAHQNVVRVRERFEWPVVLPPVVDVCSHPARAADAERMGHEAAPPAARRVWGPGDLGSLVRHLRHAGVRHTYRKVLNRLRRPVA, encoded by the coding sequence ATGGCGGTCGACGTCCCGGTGCGGCGGGTGCTCGTCGTCACGCTCGACACGATCGCCGACCAGATGGCCGGGCCCGCGATCCGGGCGTGGGAGATCGCGCGGCACGTCGCCGCGCAGGGGCACCACGTCCGGCTGGTGACCTTCGGCAGCTGCTCGCGCGTCTCGCCGGAGTTCGAGGTCGCGCGGGTCCGCGTCGAGGACTTCCGTGCCGAGGTCGAGGCCGCGGACGTGGTGGTCCTCCAGGGCTACGTCGCCGCGACCTTCCCGTGGCTGCAGCAGGCGGACGTCGTGCTGGTGGTCGACCTGTACGACCCGTTCCACATCGAGGGGCTGGAGGTCGAGCGGCACCGGCCGCTCGCGGCCCGGGACGCCGCGATGGCGAACGCCCTGCGGGAGCTCTCGGCGCAGGTGTCGCGGGGCGACGTCTTCCTGTGCGCCTCGAGCCGGCAGCGGGACCTGTGGATCGGGCACCTGGCGGCGGCCGGCCGTGTCAACCCCTTGACCTACGACGCGGACCCCACGCTGGCGAACCTCGTGCGCGTCGTGCCGTTCGGGATCTCGCCCGAGCCGCCGGTGGCGACCCGGCACGCCATCAAGGGCACCGTCCCCGGGATCGCCGAGGACGACCTGGTGGTGCTGTGGGGCGGCGGCGTCTACAACTGGTTCGACCCGCTGACGCTCGTGCACGCGATCGACCGGCTGCGTCACGTCGTCCCGAACGTGCGGCTGTACTTCCTCGGGATGCGGCACCCCAACCCCGACGTGCCCGAGATGCGGATGGCCTCCGAGCTCCGCGCGCTGGCGCGGCGGCTCGACCTGGTCGGCACGCACGTCTTCTTCAACGAGGAGTGGGTGGCGTACGAGGAGCGGGCCGACTATCTGCTCGACGCGGACGTCGGGGTGTCCTGCCACTTCCCCGGGATCGAGACCGAGTTCTCCTTCCGCACCCGCCTGCTGGACTACCTCTGGGCGGGGCTCCCCGTCGTCGCCACCGAGGGCGACGCGTTCGCCCCGCTCATCGACGCCGAGGGGCTGGGCCGGACGGTCCCGGCGCGTGACCCGCAGGCCCTGGCGGACGCGCTGGGTGCGCTCCTGGGCGACGAGGAGACCCGTCGGACGGCGCACCAGAACGTCGTGCGGGTCCGTGAGCGGTTCGAGTGGCCCGTGGTCCTCCCACCGGTCGTCGACGTCTGCTCGCACCCGGCACGCGCCGCGGACGCGGAGCGGATGGGGCACGAGGCGGCCCCGCCGGCCGCTCGACGCGTCTGGGGTCCGGGTGACCTCGGCTCCCTCGTGCGGCACCTGCGGCACGCGGGCGTGCGTCACACCTACCGCAAGGTCCTGAACCGGCTGCGGCGACCGGTCGCCTGA
- a CDS encoding glycosyltransferase family 2 protein, whose amino-acid sequence MAEQATRVVAVMTAHRPDPHIVEVVQAVRDQVDAIVVVDNTPAGVPGADAYLTPDDRLTLLANGHNAGLAVALNRGVAAAPDSEFVLFMDQDSVLDAGVVDGLVALMDDDPRIGLAGPAPWDPQEDRYLDPRTRLRDDVADMAVIITSGMLARRSVMEVVGGFREDFFVDCVDQEYCLRVRAAGRRVVQDKRILINHSLGGTRWYGWGPLKFRATHHAAWRIYWVARNTMIMLREHGRRDPRWAVTAVAILVYWAITIALVEPPRLARLRTMLRGVRHGITGRTAPEMFPGRTP is encoded by the coding sequence GTGGCTGAGCAGGCGACGCGGGTGGTGGCCGTGATGACGGCGCACCGCCCCGACCCGCACATCGTGGAGGTCGTGCAGGCGGTGCGCGACCAGGTCGACGCGATCGTCGTCGTCGACAACACCCCCGCCGGCGTGCCCGGTGCCGACGCGTACCTCACGCCGGACGACCGGCTGACCCTGCTCGCGAACGGGCACAACGCCGGGCTCGCCGTCGCCCTGAACCGCGGGGTCGCCGCGGCGCCCGACAGCGAGTTCGTCCTGTTCATGGACCAGGACTCCGTGCTGGACGCCGGGGTCGTCGACGGGCTCGTCGCGCTCATGGACGACGATCCCCGCATCGGGCTGGCCGGGCCTGCGCCCTGGGACCCCCAGGAGGACCGGTACCTCGACCCGCGCACGCGCCTGCGCGACGACGTCGCCGACATGGCGGTGATCATCACCTCGGGCATGCTGGCGCGCCGCTCCGTCATGGAGGTCGTGGGCGGGTTCCGGGAGGACTTCTTCGTCGACTGCGTGGACCAGGAGTACTGCCTGCGCGTCCGCGCCGCCGGGCGCCGCGTCGTCCAGGACAAGCGGATCCTCATCAACCACAGCCTCGGCGGGACCCGGTGGTACGGCTGGGGACCGCTGAAGTTCCGGGCGACGCACCACGCGGCGTGGCGGATCTACTGGGTCGCCCGCAACACGATGATCATGCTGCGCGAGCACGGGCGGCGTGATCCTCGCTGGGCCGTGACCGCCGTCGCCATCCTGGTGTACTGGGCGATCACGATCGCCCTCGTCGAGCCGCCCCGGCTCGCGCGGCTGCGCACCATGCTGCGCGGCGTGCGGCACGGGATCACCGGGCGGACGGCGCCCGAGATGTTCCCCGGCCGCACCCCCTGA
- a CDS encoding glycosyltransferase family 2 protein has product MPEGAHVVAVVVTYHPDPAALSALLTATAPQVDAVVVVDNGSGPDTLAAVRAAAAHVGAQTVELGTNLGIATAQNRGCDRARALGATHVLLLDQDSVPAPDMVRRLLAASATPADDGRPVAAVGAVARDARDGEPPFVYAARRWGPRRVDLPDVEGARVPAAFLIASGCLVDVRALDAVGPMRDDFFIDHVDLEWGVRARAAGWQLLAVVGAELQHELGESPRTVPGRGRTVHVQSVTRNYYMVRNTVLLVRSPLLPPAWRVGYLWWLLKYVGYYVVAVAPRRRRVPLMLRGALDGVRGRTGPLR; this is encoded by the coding sequence ATGCCTGAGGGCGCCCACGTCGTCGCGGTCGTCGTCACGTACCACCCGGACCCCGCCGCGCTGAGCGCGCTGCTCACGGCGACCGCGCCGCAGGTGGACGCCGTGGTCGTGGTCGACAACGGCTCGGGCCCCGACACCCTGGCAGCCGTGCGCGCGGCGGCCGCGCACGTCGGTGCGCAGACGGTCGAGCTCGGCACGAACCTCGGCATCGCCACCGCCCAGAACCGGGGTTGCGACCGTGCACGCGCCCTCGGTGCGACGCACGTGCTGCTGCTGGACCAGGACTCCGTGCCCGCCCCCGACATGGTGCGCCGGCTCCTCGCGGCCTCCGCCACCCCGGCCGACGACGGTCGTCCCGTGGCGGCCGTCGGGGCGGTGGCACGCGACGCGCGGGACGGTGAGCCGCCCTTCGTGTACGCGGCGCGCCGGTGGGGTCCGCGGCGCGTGGACCTGCCCGACGTCGAGGGCGCCCGCGTGCCGGCCGCGTTCCTCATCGCGTCCGGGTGCCTGGTCGACGTGCGGGCGCTCGACGCGGTCGGGCCGATGCGCGACGACTTCTTCATCGACCACGTCGACCTGGAGTGGGGCGTGCGCGCCCGCGCCGCCGGTTGGCAGCTGCTGGCCGTCGTCGGTGCCGAGCTGCAGCACGAGCTCGGGGAGTCGCCGCGCACCGTGCCGGGACGCGGCCGCACCGTGCACGTGCAGTCGGTGACGCGCAACTACTACATGGTCCGCAACACGGTGCTGCTGGTGCGCTCGCCCCTGCTGCCCCCGGCCTGGCGCGTGGGGTACCTCTGGTGGCTGCTGAAGTACGTCGGGTACTACGTCGTCGCCGTCGCACCGCGACGCCGGCGCGTGCCGCTGATGCTGCGCGGCGCGCTCGACGGCGTGCGGGGCCGGACGGGTCCGCTGCGCTGA
- a CDS encoding NAD-dependent epimerase/dehydratase family protein, with product MSTRTCLVTGGAGFIGCAVSRGLADDFDRVVVLDNLHPQIHPQPLRPAALDERVELVVGDVASAADWDALLADVEPDTVLHLAAETGTGQSLTESSRHARTNVVGTSEMLDAFRRSGRLPRRIVLTSSRAVYGEGAWRRQDGTLHYPGPRPQAMLERGEWDHPGAVPVPMAAATVAPAPASVYGATKLAQEHLVTLWADAHGVEAVVLRLQNVYGPGQSLINPYTGIMSLFCRLAREGRSIPLYEDGEVRRDFVIVDDVADAVLAATRVPAPGPEPIDIGSGSWRTIAQAAGIVAQTYGAPEPQVTGQFRPGDVRHAWADVSRAREVLDWTPRVGVDEGLRRLASWIDEVLGADRRG from the coding sequence GTGAGCACGAGGACCTGTCTGGTGACGGGTGGCGCCGGCTTCATCGGCTGCGCCGTGTCGAGGGGTCTGGCCGACGACTTCGACCGCGTCGTGGTGCTGGACAACCTGCACCCGCAGATCCACCCGCAGCCGCTCCGGCCCGCCGCGCTGGACGAGCGTGTCGAGCTCGTCGTGGGGGACGTCGCGTCGGCCGCCGACTGGGACGCCCTGCTGGCCGACGTGGAGCCGGACACCGTCCTGCACCTCGCGGCGGAGACGGGCACGGGGCAGTCGCTCACCGAGTCGAGCCGGCACGCCCGGACCAACGTCGTCGGCACCAGCGAGATGCTCGACGCGTTCCGCCGGTCCGGTCGGCTGCCGCGACGCATCGTGCTCACCAGCAGCCGAGCCGTGTACGGCGAGGGCGCCTGGCGCCGCCAGGACGGCACGCTGCACTACCCGGGACCCCGCCCGCAGGCGATGCTCGAGCGCGGCGAGTGGGACCATCCCGGCGCCGTGCCGGTGCCGATGGCCGCCGCGACGGTCGCCCCCGCCCCGGCGAGCGTGTACGGCGCGACCAAGCTGGCGCAGGAGCACCTCGTGACCCTGTGGGCCGACGCCCACGGGGTCGAGGCGGTCGTGCTGCGGCTGCAGAACGTGTACGGGCCGGGGCAGTCGCTCATCAACCCGTACACGGGCATCATGTCGCTGTTCTGCCGGCTGGCGCGCGAGGGTCGCTCGATCCCGCTGTACGAGGACGGGGAGGTGCGCCGGGACTTCGTCATCGTCGACGACGTCGCCGACGCCGTCCTGGCGGCGACGCGCGTGCCGGCACCCGGCCCCGAGCCCATCGACATCGGCTCGGGCTCCTGGCGGACCATCGCCCAGGCCGCCGGGATCGTCGCGCAGACCTACGGCGCGCCGGAGCCGCAGGTGACGGGGCAGTTCCGCCCCGGTGACGTGCGGCACGCCTGGGCGGACGTGAGCCGGGCGCGCGAGGTGCTGGACTGGACGCCCCGGGTCGGGGTCGACGAGGGTCTGCGGCGGCTGGCGTCGTGGATCGACGAGGTGCTGGGAGCTGATCGACGTGGCTGA
- a CDS encoding glycosyltransferase family 2 protein, giving the protein MTIDILLPYWGPPAYLYEAVDSVRAQTEQDWRLVVVDDCYPDPAVAQWFAALDDPRVEYHRNETNQGITENYRRCLAHARADWVVFLGCDDVMHPNYLAVVGDAVAAHPEVAVVQPGVRVIDADGRPVRPLVDRVKQEVVRPRAHGATVLRGERLAANLLTGDWLYWPSLLISRRSLEIGFREGFPMIQDLAIVMDIVFDGGALLYVPTECFSYRRHRSSASASGAFDGSRFVDEARYFEVAADRAAALGWRRAEAAARARLTSRAHALTLLPGIAASRNWPAARVLARHALGR; this is encoded by the coding sequence ATGACGATCGACATCCTCCTGCCGTACTGGGGGCCGCCGGCGTACCTGTACGAGGCCGTCGACAGCGTGCGTGCGCAGACCGAGCAGGACTGGCGGCTCGTCGTCGTCGACGACTGCTACCCCGACCCGGCCGTCGCGCAGTGGTTCGCCGCCCTCGACGACCCCCGTGTCGAGTACCACCGCAACGAGACGAACCAGGGCATCACGGAGAACTACCGGCGGTGCCTGGCGCACGCCCGGGCCGACTGGGTGGTCTTCCTGGGGTGCGACGACGTGATGCACCCGAACTACCTCGCCGTGGTCGGTGACGCCGTGGCCGCCCACCCCGAGGTCGCGGTGGTCCAGCCGGGTGTCCGCGTGATCGACGCCGACGGGCGACCGGTGCGCCCGCTGGTCGACCGGGTCAAGCAGGAGGTCGTGCGACCGCGGGCGCACGGGGCCACCGTGCTGCGCGGTGAGCGCCTGGCCGCCAACCTGCTGACGGGGGACTGGCTGTACTGGCCGTCGCTGCTCATCTCGCGCCGGTCGCTCGAGATCGGGTTCCGCGAGGGATTCCCGATGATCCAGGACCTCGCGATCGTCATGGACATCGTCTTCGACGGCGGCGCGCTGCTGTACGTCCCCACGGAGTGCTTCTCCTACCGCCGCCACCGCTCGAGCGCCTCGGCGTCGGGCGCCTTCGACGGTTCGCGGTTCGTCGACGAGGCGCGCTACTTCGAGGTCGCCGCCGATCGCGCCGCCGCGCTCGGGTGGCGTCGCGCCGAGGCGGCGGCGCGGGCACGTCTGACGTCGCGCGCGCACGCCCTGACGCTCCTGCCGGGGATCGCCGCCAGCCGCAACTGGCCGGCGGCGCGCGTCCTCGCGCGGCACGCGCTCGGTCGCTGA
- a CDS encoding glycosyltransferase produces MRVVLVSAHYPPNFTSGGTLVPQRMARGLVELGHDVTVYAGHLDASVEPLTTWEETDPYGVRVRWVSTTPWTAWSDERNFDNPDVAADFAAWVLEERPDVVHLHSLQTLGGGLVPAARASGAAVVVTMHDFWWTCARQFLVDQEMRPCSLVVDCGSCACQVDHAWLLRRNRRLAEQLAAADLVLAPSESAARVMAANGVDPARLRVDENGVPDARPAGAPVGRSERAADGTVRFMFAGGEDPMKGLPVLLDALPAVRPAGRWSVDLYNVERNVAHPQAHPRPAYAPDDLSDVLAAHDVLVLPSVMRESHSILTREALGAGLAVICSDSLGPEEAVTEGVNGLVVPAGDAAALAAAMTRVVDDPALLAGMRAHAVEFRARTVEDQVAGLDAMYSELLGAQDDAARLRTSQRELEEVEDDLLGRVLFVVGIGGAPLRYRAQLPAEALASLGVDAVVRHYRDPEILSLADEVDAVVLYRVPATHEVASFVERVRARDRAVPVLFDIDDLIVDPGLRGQVHGLDGLTADELDLWWRGVARYRTTLEMCDGYIGSTNELCARVGALTGMPTYRFANGVGAVLGRISERAMSAPRTPGPLRIGYFSGTTTHDADWALVEPAVARVLARHPDVELWLGGHLRTGDALAGLGDRVRRFPMMAWTELPTRLRQLDVNLAPLVPDSVFNEAKSAIKWLEAALVATPTVASPTEPFREAIEDGVTGLLAVGVDDWEKALEALLTDDAYRERMGARARRAALLRWAPSLQGRVYRRILRDALEHNVVAGGPRVSAWEPVLDHEPWEPAAHVWVDAYPPRGDEVVHHHPLRLKAMAARRVLAQQGVGGLARAAWRRLR; encoded by the coding sequence ATGCGAGTGGTACTGGTGTCAGCGCACTACCCGCCGAACTTCACCAGTGGGGGAACACTCGTCCCGCAGCGGATGGCTCGCGGGCTCGTGGAGCTCGGGCACGACGTGACGGTGTACGCCGGTCACCTGGACGCGTCGGTGGAACCTCTGACGACGTGGGAGGAGACCGACCCGTACGGGGTGCGCGTGCGCTGGGTCTCGACGACCCCGTGGACGGCCTGGTCGGACGAGCGGAACTTCGACAACCCCGACGTGGCGGCCGACTTCGCGGCGTGGGTGCTCGAGGAGCGGCCCGACGTCGTGCACCTGCACTCGCTGCAGACGCTCGGCGGGGGACTGGTCCCGGCCGCGCGCGCGTCGGGCGCCGCGGTCGTGGTCACCATGCACGACTTCTGGTGGACGTGCGCACGCCAGTTCCTGGTGGACCAGGAGATGCGTCCGTGCTCCCTGGTCGTCGACTGCGGCTCGTGCGCGTGCCAGGTCGACCACGCGTGGCTGCTGCGCCGCAACCGGCGGCTCGCGGAGCAGCTGGCGGCCGCGGACCTGGTCCTGGCGCCGTCGGAGTCCGCCGCCCGGGTCATGGCGGCCAACGGCGTGGACCCCGCCCGTCTGCGGGTCGACGAGAACGGCGTGCCCGACGCACGGCCCGCCGGCGCCCCGGTCGGACGCTCCGAGCGGGCCGCGGACGGCACCGTGCGCTTCATGTTCGCGGGCGGCGAGGACCCCATGAAGGGTCTGCCGGTCCTGCTCGACGCGCTGCCCGCCGTCCGGCCCGCGGGCCGGTGGTCCGTCGACCTGTACAACGTCGAGCGGAACGTCGCCCACCCGCAGGCGCACCCGCGGCCCGCGTACGCGCCCGACGACCTCTCCGACGTGCTGGCGGCGCACGACGTGCTCGTCCTGCCGTCGGTCATGCGCGAGTCGCACTCGATCCTCACCCGCGAGGCGCTGGGTGCCGGCCTGGCCGTCATCTGCTCGGACTCCCTCGGCCCCGAGGAGGCGGTCACCGAGGGGGTCAACGGCCTCGTCGTGCCCGCGGGGGACGCCGCCGCGCTGGCGGCGGCGATGACCCGTGTGGTCGACGACCCCGCCCTGCTGGCCGGCATGCGAGCGCACGCGGTCGAGTTCCGCGCGCGCACCGTCGAGGACCAGGTCGCCGGCCTCGACGCGATGTACTCCGAGCTGCTGGGTGCGCAGGACGACGCCGCACGGCTCCGGACGTCGCAGCGGGAGCTCGAGGAGGTCGAGGACGACCTGCTGGGCCGCGTCCTGTTCGTCGTCGGCATCGGCGGTGCGCCCCTGCGGTACCGCGCCCAGCTCCCCGCCGAGGCGCTCGCGTCGCTCGGTGTCGACGCGGTCGTGCGCCACTACCGGGACCCGGAGATCCTGTCGCTCGCCGACGAGGTGGACGCTGTCGTGCTGTACCGGGTGCCGGCCACGCACGAGGTCGCCTCGTTCGTCGAGCGGGTCCGGGCGCGGGACCGCGCCGTCCCGGTGCTCTTCGACATCGACGACCTCATCGTGGACCCGGGGCTGCGCGGGCAGGTGCACGGCCTCGACGGACTGACCGCGGACGAGCTGGACCTGTGGTGGCGCGGTGTCGCGCGGTACCGCACGACGCTCGAGATGTGCGACGGGTACATCGGCAGCACCAACGAGCTCTGCGCCCGGGTGGGTGCCCTCACGGGTATGCCGACCTACCGGTTCGCCAACGGCGTCGGCGCGGTGCTCGGCCGCATCTCGGAGCGGGCGATGAGCGCGCCCCGCACGCCGGGGCCGCTGCGGATCGGGTACTTCAGCGGGACGACGACCCACGACGCGGACTGGGCGCTGGTGGAGCCGGCGGTCGCCCGCGTCCTGGCACGCCACCCCGACGTCGAGCTGTGGCTCGGCGGGCACCTGCGCACGGGGGACGCGCTGGCGGGCCTGGGGGACAGGGTCCGGCGGTTCCCGATGATGGCGTGGACCGAGCTGCCCACCCGGCTGCGCCAGCTCGACGTGAACCTCGCCCCCCTGGTGCCGGACAGCGTCTTCAACGAGGCGAAGTCGGCGATCAAGTGGCTGGAGGCGGCGCTCGTCGCGACACCGACCGTCGCGTCGCCGACCGAGCCCTTCCGCGAGGCGATCGAGGACGGGGTCACCGGCCTGCTGGCCGTGGGCGTCGACGACTGGGAGAAGGCACTCGAGGCGCTGCTCACCGACGACGCGTACCGCGAGCGGATGGGGGCCCGCGCGCGGCGTGCCGCGCTGCTGCGCTGGGCCCCGTCCCTCCAGGGACGGGTGTACCGGCGGATCCTGCGGGACGCCCTGGAGCACAACGTCGTCGCGGGCGGTCCCCGGGTCAGCGCGTGGGAGCCCGTGCTCGACCACGAGCCCTGGGAGCCGGCGGCCCACGTGTGGGTCGACGCGTACCCCCCGCGCGGCGACGAGGTGGTGCACCACCACCCGCTGCGTCTCAAGGCGATGGCCGCGCGCCGGGTCCTGGCCCAGCAGGGCGTGGGCGGCCTGGCCCGGGCCGCGTGGCGCCGGCTGCGGTGA
- the rfbD gene encoding dTDP-4-dehydrorhamnose reductase, with protein sequence MRWLVVGANGMLGTDLVEVVSRAGHDVVASDRDELDITHPERTPELFDGVDVVVNCAAWTAVDAAEEQEGAAFTLNGTAPGLLARECRRVGARLVQISTDYVFAGDADQPYAEDAPMRPVSAYGRTKAAGEWAVRAETPDHLVIRTAWLYGAHGACFPRTIARAAAERGGLDVIDDQVGQPTWTVDLAGLVLRLVEAGVPSGTYHGTSQGSTSWWGFARTVVGSAGLDPQIVRPTTSEAFVRPAPRPAYSVLGHDALRRVGVEPIGDWAERWEQAAASVLAG encoded by the coding sequence GTGAGGTGGCTGGTCGTCGGGGCGAACGGGATGCTGGGCACCGACCTCGTGGAGGTGGTCTCGCGCGCCGGTCACGACGTCGTCGCGTCGGACCGCGACGAGCTCGACATCACGCATCCGGAGCGCACGCCCGAGCTGTTCGACGGCGTCGACGTCGTCGTGAACTGTGCCGCGTGGACGGCCGTCGATGCCGCGGAGGAGCAGGAGGGTGCCGCGTTCACGCTCAACGGCACGGCGCCCGGGCTCCTGGCCCGCGAGTGCCGCCGTGTCGGGGCGCGGCTCGTCCAAATCTCCACGGACTACGTCTTCGCCGGCGACGCCGACCAGCCGTACGCCGAGGACGCCCCGATGCGTCCCGTGTCCGCCTACGGCCGCACCAAGGCGGCCGGCGAGTGGGCGGTCCGGGCCGAGACCCCCGACCACCTGGTGATCCGCACGGCCTGGCTCTACGGCGCCCACGGCGCGTGCTTCCCGCGCACGATCGCGCGTGCGGCGGCGGAGCGCGGCGGCCTCGACGTCATCGACGACCAGGTCGGGCAGCCGACGTGGACCGTGGACCTCGCGGGTCTCGTGCTGCGCCTCGTCGAGGCCGGGGTGCCCTCCGGCACCTACCACGGCACGTCGCAGGGCAGCACGTCGTGGTGGGGCTTCGCGCGCACCGTCGTCGGGTCCGCGGGGCTCGACCCGCAGATCGTGCGCCCCACGACCAGCGAGGCCTTCGTCCGGCCGGCGCCCCGCCCGGCGTACTCGGTGCTCGGTCACGACGCGCTGCGCCGCGTCGGCGTCGAGCCGATCGGCGACTGGGCCGAGCGCTGGGAGCAGGCCGCGGCCTCGGTGCTCGCCGGCTGA
- a CDS encoding glycosyltransferase: MSAPLLLSLLVDAGHDAAALERTLASVHRQDDEGWEVVVAGDAEPADDRVRVVPLAGLTPLEAARRAARGTYVAVVGAGDELEPGALAAVRMLLAARPATDLVYTDEQWPSPDGSGIRMKPDHLPRLDESLPYVGRLAFHRAQVLERAGGFDGPEGAQEYDAVLRVTEFTDAVAHVPAVALTRAHAPRRDPAADRAAVEGRLERTGRHGRVEDAPAGGTRTWLDVTEPPLVSIVVPTAGGRRRLGDEDVLLVERCLRSVRDRTTYDRWEVVLVTSEGTPEAVVAGLRADLGDRLVHAPVPGAFNFSTSVNHGAGAARGELLLLLNDDTEVVEPRWLERMVSVAADPSVGVVGAKLLFAEGTVQHVGITVDDELFPIHALGSEVDDDGAFGAKVLDTDWAAVTGACLLTPRDVFVEVGGFDPALPLNFNDVDYCYKVRLTGRAVVTAPFAVLHHYESSTRGHRLEDWEVRTLAARWFPVMRSDPHLQYRTGW, from the coding sequence ATGAGCGCGCCCCTCCTGCTGTCCCTGCTCGTCGACGCCGGGCACGACGCCGCAGCGCTCGAGCGGACGCTCGCCTCGGTGCACCGCCAGGACGACGAGGGCTGGGAGGTCGTGGTCGCGGGCGACGCGGAGCCGGCCGACGACCGCGTGCGTGTCGTGCCCCTGGCCGGCCTCACGCCGCTGGAGGCGGCCCGTCGCGCCGCGCGCGGCACCTACGTGGCGGTCGTGGGCGCGGGTGACGAGCTCGAGCCGGGCGCCCTGGCGGCGGTGCGGATGCTCCTCGCGGCGCGACCGGCCACCGACCTCGTCTACACGGACGAGCAGTGGCCGTCGCCCGACGGGTCGGGCATCCGCATGAAGCCCGACCACCTGCCGCGCCTCGACGAGTCCCTGCCCTACGTCGGCCGCCTGGCGTTCCACCGGGCGCAGGTGCTCGAGCGCGCCGGGGGCTTCGACGGCCCCGAGGGCGCCCAGGAGTACGACGCCGTGCTGCGCGTCACCGAGTTCACGGACGCGGTCGCCCACGTCCCTGCCGTCGCCCTCACCCGCGCCCACGCGCCGCGACGCGACCCCGCCGCGGACCGGGCCGCCGTCGAGGGCCGGCTCGAGCGCACCGGACGCCACGGCCGCGTGGAGGACGCGCCCGCCGGCGGGACGCGCACGTGGCTCGACGTCACCGAGCCGCCGCTGGTGTCGATCGTCGTGCCCACCGCGGGCGGCCGGCGACGGCTCGGCGACGAGGACGTGCTGCTCGTGGAGCGCTGCCTGCGCTCGGTGCGCGACCGCACGACGTACGACCGGTGGGAGGTCGTGCTGGTCACCAGCGAGGGGACGCCCGAGGCGGTCGTCGCGGGTCTGCGCGCCGACCTCGGGGACCGGCTGGTCCACGCCCCGGTCCCTGGTGCGTTCAACTTCTCGACGTCCGTCAACCACGGGGCGGGCGCGGCGCGCGGTGAGCTCCTGCTGTTGCTCAACGACGACACCGAGGTCGTGGAGCCCCGCTGGCTGGAGCGCATGGTGTCGGTGGCCGCCGACCCGTCCGTCGGCGTGGTGGGAGCCAAGCTGCTGTTCGCCGAGGGCACGGTCCAGCACGTGGGCATCACCGTCGACGACGAGCTGTTCCCGATCCACGCGCTCGGCTCGGAGGTCGACGACGACGGTGCGTTCGGGGCGAAGGTCCTCGACACGGACTGGGCCGCGGTGACCGGCGCCTGCCTGCTGACCCCGCGTGACGTCTTCGTCGAGGTGGGCGGGTTCGACCCGGCGCTGCCGCTCAACTTCAACGACGTCGACTACTGCTACAAGGTGCGGCTGACGGGCCGCGCGGTGGTGACGGCACCGTTCGCGGTGCTGCACCACTACGAGTCGTCGACGCGGGGTCACCGCCTCGAGGACTGGGAGGTGCGGACGCTCGCCGCCCGGTGGTTCCCCGTCATGCGGTCCGACCCGCACCTGCAGTACCGCACCGGCTGGTGA